In Colias croceus chromosome 21, ilColCroc2.1, the DNA window gctttttcaaaaatattcgttATGAATATGGATGCAATTAAAGGCTAGGAAATATAAATAggttttaatgaattttatcaGGAATCTTCAAATTTTGAGCATCCTTGTCGTTATTGTTCTTgtattctacataatattatcgaGGAACATCTAGTAACTCCGGTTAGCAGATTATGGTTttggaaatatatttaacaagaACAACAAATAGGttcatatttaatcaaaaataattattagagtAAATCATGAGTAAatccatatttttttctttcttttttttttgaaaaaatgttctGTGAATTTATTCTACTCTTGAGAGCTACAAGTTCacaaagtatataataaataataatatagaactAATATTAAACTATACTAAATAATGGAAAACATTTAACAAAAGGCCCAGACAGTCTGCCACATggaataattaacattttagatGTCAAATGTGCAACGACCGGAGTATGTAAACATGCATTGAcgcataatattaaattataacttgAATACAAAAGaacgttaaattattatttatttttgacaatatttataggtatttgAAGTTATAtcgataattttattaatattcgaaattgtttaaaataatcatgACCCTAATAATAAGTTGAATACTTATTgttcaatttttatattatactagcggtccgccccggcttcgcccgtggtacatgtttacattttctctacataagaaccatcctcgtacttcaaggaatataataaaaaaataattatcgaaatcggttcagccgttctcgagttatgcgcttaccaacacattttgcgattcatttttatatatgtataagatTTAAAAACAGAATAGCAAGTTATAATCCTCGAGGggttaaaggaaaaattaagtttttgcgaatttatttattcgtttaAGTACTTATTAGCAAAAAGATATTCGaatattataacttttaaaaggGCGAGAAAAATGTAGAGTTTTGCAGTTATCgtcaatttaaattgtttaaaaacataaattatcgTGAAATGAGTAAACAACAAGCAAGTACCTACCCTTATCAACAGTCATTAATGTCTTTTATACCTATACTTCGATATTATATGTGTAATGagaaatattaatgaatagaAATGGCTATTGAGACGTAATTTACGTTTATCAATGACATGATAGagctattaaaattgtttaagttttattattagtatttttgtattgattgtttaagtacattatataacaattaataataatacatgtGTTAGTAGCACCCAGCACTGTGCCAAACACTGAACAATCTAAATTGAGCAAGTTCAATTAGGAAGAATAGTGTTTCTAGGTCCTATTTAATTATCACGTGTATATCTACGCagttaaacaagtttttatttcttatctcGGTGTAATTGTTCCACAGTCACCTCTATATACGTGGCGAATCTAGATAAAGTACGCGATCAAAGCTGTGACATCAAACAAATCCCCTCGATAACGATGTGGCGTGCGTTGTTTACTCTGATGAAGTCGCCGGCTCGCACACTTGCtcactatttacataaataatgacGTTATAACACACACACGTTCAAACCGTGAAGGCTATAAATGTCCGCGCAGGCTCCTTCCCCGCACTCTGTATTCTACATTGAAAGTGAGCACACGTtttaactgaaataaaaatggtcGTGAAACTATCAGTCGCTGCGTTGTACGCGGACGTATACCCAACTCATCCCAAATCTCGCGGCAGGCAAATGGACTGTTCCGCTGAGAGGCGACAAAAATTGAGCACCGCATTGCCAGCATTGGTGGAAGATGATTCTGAAGGGGAGGCTTACGAGTCGGAAAGGGAGAGATCCTTCCTCCTTCGCACTGAGGACCTCCGCAGGCAGAAATCTATCTCGCCGCAGAGGAGGGAAAGGATGCGGCGACAGCTGGCGTTGCCCTCGCTCTCCGAAGACGAAGAGCCTTGAACAGCTGTTTTGAGGCATGGAGGAAGAAGTTTTGTAGCCGCTGGCTACCTTGAAGTGAACTCATCGCATTCTGGTTCACGGCCTGCACACCGTGAAGCCATGAACACGAAGGAAATTCGTTTATGTGAAATAGTGTCGGGAACGACGATTCGTGGCAGTGCAAAGACAACAAGTGTAGTGACAaccaatattattgtaaagttTTGTAACAGTATaacataagaataaataaatgtgtgttTCCTATAtttgcttttatatttatttcacctAAAACGGTATGTAGTTTgcaaacctttttttttatttgacactGAGATGAAAAATGATAACCTCAAAATTATGTACAACAGGTTAGACTTAAATTTCGAgacattattatgtatattgtaggTACATGACATAAAACTACTCACACTTTCAGTTGTTTCATAATAAACCATGACTCCTGACTGATTCACCAGTcactttataaatgtaaacagTCCATTGACATTTGAGTCTAACTGATCCTATTTTATCTGTGTCATTAGAGGGTTTAAATTTAACCGTGTGTTGCAATTGCATCGATGAGATAAAGAGGTCAAAAGCAGTTCAATGattctaaatatttacatacgtAACATATTATGgtcttatatattatattatcagtattattatttgttatgaCATACTTggctattatataataataattagcagattaatttaaaagcaaaaaaGAGACGAAATGATCATAGCCAATTCcacaaagtatttatttagttgCTCTACTTTTTTTACATTACTCTACTTACGCAATCAAAAATTGATGTGGTGTTAGCCTTTGGTAGGATGGTTATTGCAATGGGGAACCCCCATGCAACCATGCATAAACCCccattcatattttttcatatccAAAGATAATACGTATGTTGTTCTGATTTTACAGCGatagttaatatattttattcactgTCACGTTAATTGAAACGAAAATAACAGCTGTTTGACTCtacattcattaaaatttcaaaaaacaaaatataatttatcagaCGATATTCCAAATCTTTAAGGCTTTGGGAGATATATCATCTAAATTTTTGCAATCTttgaatccatactaatattacgaagatgaagagtttttttgtttgaaggcGGTAATCTCAGGTACTACTGGtccgttttgaaaaattctttcggtgttagataacccatttattgaggaaggttattggctatatattattatcatcacgccgcgctgagaccaacaggagtggagcactgcgagtaaaaccgcagggcacagcctGTCTTTGAAACATTgtttttaagtataaaaatgtgaatttattagagtttttatattgttaaattgcTAAGAACACTTGCACAACCGGGGAAAATACTGAACTTTTAATTTGCATTAAGAGGTCATTGTAAGGCGAGTTATAACCATGATGATTCATGATGAGACGCAGATGTTCTGTTTATTCATTAAACTAGACAATGAAGACAAATATCATTATATTTAGCtaaattaatatccaaaaCTTAGGTACCTTACATGATACAGCATTTTAATTACCAGTTGACCTTCAATTGTATTCTTGGAATACCGAATTTTAAAGGCAAAATTAGTTGCAGTTTTTTTTCTCGGgattaaaaactaattatttaataattgtcaATTAACCgctgttaatttaataatatgcgcaatagatataattaaaattgttgtcATTCTGGAATTCTTAGTTTAATTTCCAATTATGTAATGTTATTCAAAATGAAAGcattgcaaaaaataatgcTTTTAAATGATATCTGGGAAACTGTTTGTTTGCATTCTTTTGAAGTCATTAGGTTTCCCGAAAGTTCAGTGAGTCATATTTAAGTGTTTTCGAAATTCTCAACTTAATGCCATGTCAAGCTTATTTAagaatgtttgtttgtctttctttcacgttaaaaagattaaaaagatTACGTGATTTTTCACGTGAGAGTCACAAATGCATTAGGTATGACGCGAAATATTCTCATTTTAACCATGtagataatgttatttatcaTAACATTGAAATGGTCTATTAGGTATATCCTATCAGAACAGTTTGTTAAAATAGGTAAAGGTCAGCGCTACAACTGCAACGCAGTaactaaaaatgtttttattttcaggcgtatatatattcttttttCAGAAGGTAgtatacaaaaacaaataatgcGTAGGTAACTAGACAAATAGTCTAGTAATGCAAATTCGACTCTAGGCCATTTACCATATCTAACTTCAACCTTATCTCCATTTTATgttactgtttatatttttcaagatCTTGCCTCTATAGACTTTGTTTCCTTGTTTGGGAATgctatcaataaaaaatgttatcttaATGAGCCTTCTTTTGATCTTATATGGTGATAATttgtaatacttataaaataattttgtcaatAGTCACCTAATagacaaaaattgttattaaaaatatttatttcattgttatgttcgttcttttatatttagtggtaggtattattacaaattatgaGACTCTACAATCAGTGGAAATTAACGAAGAAAATgcaacaatttttaattaatgtctTAGTATTCAATCTATccacaaattataataatatgctaattagtattcaataaatacgatttttatttccaaaaaaGTTCCACAAAAATCTTCgtgtgaaaattaataatcacgAGTCGCATAATTTACGTAAAATAttacgtaaaatattatttacgtaaaatattatattgttatttcttATCTAAAAACCAGAAAGAAGTATCATCTACCATCAGGAAGAAGTACAACTCTGCCTCCAGATCCTACAAGAGAGAAATCGCTAGGGCTAAATCCAGTTATATTGGTGCACTTGGCGATAGACTAGCGCGACTTCCTTCGGGAACACGGGCGTTTTGGTCCCTCGCCAAAGCCATCCAAGGTAACTTCTGTCGTTCATCCCTTCCTCCTTTGCACAAGGACGAAGACTCTCTGGCCCATTCCGCTAAAGAGAAAGCCGAACTCCTGGGCGCTCTCTTTGCTAGGAACTCGACTCTTGATGACAGGGGAAAGACACCGCCTACCATCCCGCGGTGCAACCATTCAATGGCGGATATACGTTTCACACAACGTGCCGTTCGAAACGCTCTCTTTTCCCTTGACATCCATAAGTCGACAGGGCCGGATGGAGTCTCTCCTATTGTGCTTAGGACATGTGCTCCTGAGTTGGCACCGGTTGTAACGCGTCTTTTTCGGCTCTCTTACGCCAAAGGAATCGTTCCGAACTCGTGGAAGACTGCTCTTGTCCACCCAATCCCTAAAAAAGGCGATCGCTCAAATCCGTCTAACTACAGACCGATCGCCATCACCTCTTTACTCTCCAAAATAATGGAATCCATTATTAACTGCCAGCTCATGAGGTACCTGGAGGAGAACCAGCTGTTAAGCGACCGGCAATACGGTTTCCGTAGTGGTCGCTCGACTGGTGATCTTTTGGTGTACCTCACCCACAGATGGGCGGAGGCGGTTGAGAGTAAAGGGGAGGCATTGGCTGTAAGTTTGGATGTAGCGAAAGCCTTCGATCGGGTCTGGCACAAGGCACTTCTAGCGAAATTACCATCTTTCGGACTTCCTGCGAGGTTATGCGATTGGGTTGCCAGCTTCCTGGAAGAGAGGAGCATTAAGGTCGTTATCGACGGTTCCTGCTCTAAGCCTCTTTATGTGAatgctggtgtcccacaaggcTCTGTGCTATCTCCTACACTGTTTcttctgcatatcaatgatTTGTTACAAATCAGTAACATCCATTGCTATGCAGACGACAGTACGGGGGATGCTCTTTATCCCGGCCGTGCGAACACCTCAAAGGAAAGCCTCAATGAGAGCCGAAACAAACTTGTGTCTGAAGTCGAGTCTTCCCTTCAAGAAGTCTCGGATTGGGGCGAACTTAATCTTGTTGAGTTCAATCCCCAAAAGACACAGGTTTGCGCGTTCACCGCTAAAAAGACCCCATTTGTCGTAGAACCTCGGTTTAAGAGTACTCCCCTTAGTATATCGCCGAAAATCGGAATCCTCGGAGTTGAAATCTCGAGTGACGTTCAATTCCGCAGTCATTTGGAAGCGAAGGCTAAATTAGCCTCGAAAAAGCTTGGTGTGCTCAGCAGATCGAGACAGTACTTCAAGCCGGCCCACCGACTTCAGCTGTACAAGGCTCAGGTGCGACCGCATATGGAGTACTGTTCTCATCTCTGGGCCGGAGCCCCACAGTATCAACTCCATCCTCTTGACCGCATCCAACGTCGAGCAGCTCGAATTGTCGATGACCGTAGGCTTTCCGATAGGCTCGATCCTCTGTCAGTGCGAAGAGACGTTGCGTCTCTCTGTATACTGTACAGAATCTACtatggggagtgctctgaggaattgttccacctactaccagccgcacagttccaccaccggaccacacgccgtaaaaaccagttccatccgcaccatctggatggttggcgctccaccactgtccgcttcacccgcaatttccttccgcgtacggtgaaactgtggaacgatttgccacctgcggtgttcccgaacaactacgacattggggccttcaagaaaagagcttatttgtccataaaaggccggcaaagcacctgcaaCACTTCTAGTGttgcaagtgtttatgggcggtggtgaccacttaccatcaggtggcccacctgcccctttgcttgctctgacataaaaaaaaaaaaaaaaaaagaaaattatttggtGAAATAAAATACGCCTATAGAAATACCAGAACAAAATGTCTGACgatattctttttaaaattatgtcagACTGCGTGACAAGCCCGACCTCAATGATATTATTGACCTTACAaactgttttataattttcgtaAGACTAAAGTtatgatattgtttttataggtacctactgataAAGGCAGTTCCAAAATGTAAGGAAGGTTATCCTTCTATTCATCGATTTTTTGCACTTACAGacagaatatattatgaaataaaatatatgaaaggTGTCcaatataacaaatatattttgtatctaaacaatataatgtaaaaaaccattaaaaactacataaatcattttattcaCCGAAAAGCTTGACCTGAAGCTAATTGGATTCATCCTTTAAACTTCAATAGATATTGCTcgccattttaaaatttaaactctGATATTTCccataaatttacaattacatccacaatataattatagcaGTTATATAAAGCGAGTACATAAACCCCACTCCttgatataaatatacttGTATATGGgagtatttagttttattacgATCGTAAAGTTTCAtactataaaaagtattttaattatcagTTAGCTTCAAAGTTAGATAAGGGTAACATCTTAGGGTAACACGAATTGAACCCAAATAATAGCTTTGATCTTTCTGATAATATTGATCTTAATTCTTAGCCTCAGAATAGTTTCTTACTTGTATTGTAAATGATTAGTTTAACATCAAACTTCAAAGGGTGAAGATAAGTCACCAATGTAGGGGCTTGTAATGTGCGGGTGTAATGAAAGATGATTAACTACGCAAAGGTTATATTTCGTtaactacatatatttaaccgtatgtaattaatattcgacCTAATGCGACCCACCCGCGTCCCGTCAAGCCCGTGACTGTCTGTGCATAGCGCACGAACTGTTTATATATGAGTTACCGTGTGAACTTTCTTAGCGTTACACTTGAAATTCGATAACTCATAAATTGGCTTGTCGACGCTACATGGCTATTAAAGATTATGAACTCAATATTACACGAGACATTATGTGTACAATATAGGAGAAAACCAATGGCAAACAAAATAATCCCGcgaaattaaaaatcattcaTTCTTCGTTCACTTGAACTTCTAAATTCCAAAAATACGCATCAACAGACGACCTAATTAAGAAGGTAAAGGGATCCTAAATACATCGTCTCGTCTTACATAACGTAAATCCCTTATCGATCGGCTGCAGCGTGGTATTTCGGTAAATGGGACACTCCTTGCCCTCTCAACGCGCGGATGTCTTGTGAAAAACGTATACGGTCTAACATGTATCACGTAACACGTTCCATAGACAGTTTGCATTTTGGCGCgtattttgcttttttttaatcagcaAAGGTCTTTTCGTGTcacaataaagtaaaaataacaaatagtttttaataaataataaatgtaactaGATTCATATCTTTAAGAGATGATTTTTAGATTGAAATATAGAGTCAGTGAGCggtaatgttaaaaatatatcagcttgcatttataattagtaactgtatgtaatttatttgagttcgacgaataaattaacaattccAATCTTTATATACcttttaaatatatgatataAATGTAATACATATACGGAATTATATATCCAATGCTTTTAGATGAACAAATTGATCTCAGATAAAATTTACAgatttaattatactttatagttTACAAGTAATGCATTAATATTCATATGCAAAAACCAGTTAAAATTCGATGTATTcggtaaatataaatagtacttaggtatatttaaaaaaatctatcttaaatttttaaacataggtTCAAATACCCTATAAATGTTAATGAATAGAGacattcttttattttcttatgtgCATAATATGTCATTGTGAACAAATATAATGCaggtaaatacataattaatgtacataggtacataggtCAGTGAACTCTAGAAACGATTATGTTTGTTTCCATCGCTGCACATAGCGCAGTGCACCCAAAATCCGGGCTATTCACATCAGATTTAAAATTAGAAcgccatttttataaaaatataataacttcATGGTCTGTGCACGCCGTattcaaacatattttaatctgTGGCATTCCGCATTCGAAATTATCtgtgaacgtaaaaatgtagcgttaaaaataaaatgagatTTTGAGGTGACACTTGCAAAACTGGAGTGATAAACGCCTTTCAAATATCAAGACTCTTTCATGAACCATCATAATAAAACTTTAGTGGCTTGTGTGCAATCGttggatatatttttaacaaaaacattgaaGAACACATAAAATTGCGTCATGCCGCAATATTAAAGCTTTCTGATGATTAATAGCTACATTTCAAACGAATGGGCTGAAGAGAAATGTTCAGCGATTACAAAAGAgctttgtgaaattatttttagatacgGGAAAGTAGCACAATATAGTTAAGATGAACTAATGAATTGCTATTTTTTATGCTGCTATAATAGAATTATATAATGGAAATTTGGTATACGATTGTCTGATAAAAGTCTTCTCGATTGGGCCTTTCTCTTTACGATTGAATCGAAAgcaatatgtacctacctacaacgACCTGTCAAATTTTAACATGACTCATGTTTAGAGCtttttttactagctttcttTCACAAAGCTCACTCTATTTGTATACCACATTCACATCAAAATGGGTCAGAAGTTCAGGCTTGAAAATATTGCAGACACACAGTGCACacacagacagagttactttcgtatttataatataagttttgttttaaaaagaaacaatttctattgaattatttttgcaaacgtGCGTGTGTGAAAACCAATTAATTTTCAtcggttataataattatttttcactcGCAATAATTTGGTGACAGCcaattattagataaattaaaccggtgaaatataaaaacagtGTGGTGAAATACAAAgttgtacattttatatagaaaCTAGCCACTCATCCCGGTTCCACTTGGGCAGACCCAGTATGAAAATTaagaacgaaataaaataccttCAGTCTGTTAGTCTAAcactatattatttctttattctaACAGTGTTAGACTAACATATAACGTGATTTCTATCAGAAATCTGTTAAGTAGATCCAGAGATTACAGCGTCACAATTCACATACTCAAAAACTttacctctttataatatactagctttccgcccgcggcttcgcccgctttgtctaaaacataataaattatatactaaaaccttcctcttgaatcactctatctattaaaaacaaacgcatcaaaatccgttgcgtagaaAGATTTAAGGGGAGTCCTTTCAGCGAAGCGGAGTAAAATTGGTTTGCaagatcaaatttttcatgtatttgcaattatatgacgcttctagaaaaaataatcaatacacttcaagatatttcctaaaaagtgtgctaatttgttacacaaccacgtgtattttggtcgatcatataaaatcataaaaataggctaaaataaagatcgaaaacgaattatttattaatgaaatttctgattttggaaataatttttatataaggatatgtattttgatgtactgcaGAAAACGTGCTAAATTTTGGGTTTCTACTGAAgccctgtaattattaaatacatattatatctcagaacttaacgttgcccagcgtttt includes these proteins:
- the LOC123701336 gene encoding uncharacterized protein LOC123701336 produces the protein MVVKLSVAALYADVYPTHPKSRGRQMDCSAERRQKLSTALPALVEDDSEGEAYESERERSFLLRTEDLRRQKSISPQRRERMRRQLALPSLSEDEEP